In bacterium, the following proteins share a genomic window:
- a CDS encoding XTP/dITP diphosphatase: MKEIVLASKNQGKLKELREMVSDSKIKILSLDDFPEIPEIIEDGKTFKENAFKKASQVANYTDKIALSDDSGLEVFALGGSPGVESARFAKNDQERIEKLLKIMEGEKDRRAKFCCVIAVAKPKGEVKAVEGEIKGFISERPQGFYGFGYDPIFIPDGYYQTFAEMTAKEKNKISHRAKALAKAKEVLKEMQR; this comes from the coding sequence ATTAAGGAGATTGTCTTAGCTTCAAAGAATCAAGGAAAATTAAAGGAATTAAGAGAAATGGTCTCAGATTCAAAGATAAAGATTCTATCTTTGGATGATTTTCCAGAAATACCTGAAATCATAGAGGATGGAAAAACTTTTAAAGAAAATGCTTTTAAAAAAGCTTCTCAGGTGGCTAACTACACAGATAAAATAGCTCTATCTGATGATTCAGGTTTAGAAGTTTTTGCCTTAGGAGGCTCTCCTGGGGTTGAGTCTGCCCGTTTTGCTAAAAATGACCAAGAGAGAATTGAGAAGCTTTTAAAAATAATGGAAGGAGAGAAAGATAGAAGAGCTAAATTTTGTTGTGTTATTGCCGTAGCTAAACCTAAGGGAGAAGTAAAAGCAGTAGAAGGAGAAATAAAAGGATTTATCTCAGAAAGACCCCAAGGATTTTATGGATTTGGGTATGATCCTATCTTTATTCCAGATGGCTATTACCAAACATTTGCTGAAATGACGGCAAAAGAAAAGAATAAGATCAGCCATCGGGCTAAAGCTTTAGCTAAGGCAAAAGAAGTTTTAAAGGAGATGCAGAGATAA